The genomic region CTGGCGAGGCTCGCGCCATCGCTCGACTTGCCGTTCCAGCGAACTTCATTCACCCCTGGCGTGACGTTCTTCGAAATCGTCTGCACGAGGCGGCCAGCGACATTGAAGATCCGTACGTCAACCCGTCCGGCCGTCGCCGAGGAGAAGCGAATAGCCGTTTCAGGATTGAAGGGGTTCGGGAAGTTCCTGTCTAGCCGGTTCGCAACCGGAGGAGCACCCGACCCCGGACCCACGCCCGACAGGACCTTCGTATTGTCCTGGAGCGCATAGAGCGGACCGTAGGTGCCGATCTGGAAGCCGGCCAGGGTAGCCCAGTTGCCGTACTTGTTCGCGTCCGTCGGGCACGGCCAGCAGGAAGCCGTATCCGTGGCCGCACGCGCCCCGCGGCAGCTCGTCAGGAACTTGTAGAGCACCTGCGCGCGGGTGTCGACCAAGTTCTCGCCACCTTGGCGAATGAATTGGATCGAGAAGCCATAGCCCAGAGCCTTGTTCCTATCATGATCGCTGATTCCGTCCTTCTCGGTCATGTAGGAAACCGCGGCCACGTTCGTCACTGATGCGAACGTCGGATACGTCGCCGAGTTCTGAGCGCTGGGGCTCCCAATCTTGGTCAACGCGTCGAAACGGTTCGGCGCCGGGCAACCACCGTCCGCAACATAGGTGAAGGTGCCGGTACCGAGAGCAGGACCCGCGGCAGGATCCGCGAACAGGTCCTTGATGACCGGGAACTGGTTCACGTTCCCACCGTTCCACTGGTTCGCCGCCGCGGCGACGCCGAAGACGTCCGCCGCCAAGGCACCCTCGTTCGGATGCGGCACGCCACCCACCGCCAACAACGCGGTGAAGTAATCGTCGCCCGAAGCAAAGATGCAGCGGTCACCGCCACTGCTTGGCGTTTCCGTCACCCACCATTGATTGATCAGCCTCGAATCGGACTCCTCATCCACGACCGAGGTCGCGGTGTGCGAGGATTCGATCATGATCCGGTAGGAGTTGGTCAGCAGGTCCTTGATGTTGTACTCATCCATATTCGGAAAGTAATTGCTCAACCGGCCGGCGCGGGTTCCTGCGAACTCGTGCCCACCGATGTGACCGCCCTCTTCCAAGCCCTGCAGCGTACGGTAGCGGTCGGCCCGGACACCCAGCGCCCGCAGAGCCTGCACGGTCGCGTGGCTGCCGAAATTCCACCGCGTGTAGCTGCCGTCCAGATCGAGGAGCGGCGTATTGTTGCTGCTTGCCAACTGCGACCCCGGTGCCCCGAGTGCGTAGGTGCTCGGAAGCACGTCGAACTCGATGATGTCCGGAGCCACAATGGAGCCTCCGGGAAGGGTCGGGAGATTCTCGACCTCGCGGGCCAACGCGTCCGACGAGAACTGATACGAGGTTCCCCCGTTGAGATCGACGCCCTTCCAGTAGTACTGGATCCGCGATCCGCGCGGCATGAAGTTCAGCTGGCTATAGAGCGTCTTTCCATTCACGCTGAACCCGCCCGGAAGCGAGGTGCCGACCTTGTCGCGCGGCGGCCAGTTCATTCGGTACTCCTGGTCGACGACGGTCGTGTCGTTCCCCGCCACGGAGAGGTTGTTCACATCCAGCTCGCTGGAATCGAACGGGCTCCAGGTCTTCGTGGTCGGATCGAACAAGCGGTAGATGATTCGGGGCTTGTCAAAGGCCGCCACGAAGTTCGGGTTGGTGTGCGCGATGGTCAGACCAAAGTTCACACCCTTGTCGAACGCATGGTGCCAGTTGACGCCCATACCGTTCTTCCGCAGTCCCGTGACGACCCCGAGCGTGATCGAGTCGCCCAGCGGGCTGTTGAAGTTGTCGTGCACGGCTGCGGCCGTGCCGATGTCGCTGCCGCGAACGCCCGGCCAGCACTGACCCGCAGTCACTGTGGCCGCTGTGCAGCTCCCCGGGGAGGCGATTGTGCCGTCGATGAACATCGACTGCGCGACCGCCCCGACGAATACGCCGAAGATCGGCGCCGGGACGCCCGTCGTCAGCTCCAGACGGAAATTGTCGTAGAGAATCCCGTAGAGCACGTCGCCGCAGTTATTGTGATCGGCGGCGAAGAACGGGATGCACTGAATGTTGTAGCGGATCTGGACCGAGTCGGCCTGCGTCGCCGCCGCCAGCTCGTCCCCATCCGTCCCCCAGGACTGCCTCGCCCCGGTTACGACACCGCCGCCGGGTGAAGTGTTGTCCCAGTTGCCCCAGGATCCGCCCTTGAAAATGCGGAACTCGGAGTACTGGACGTAGCCCTGGAACCGCGGGAGGTCGAGGTACTCATCCCATAGCGCCAGAACCGAAGCAACACCCGCCGGGATTGGGAACGTACAGACCACGATCGAGTTGAACTGGTTCGGGACCGTGTGGAAGGTCGAAGCGTTGCCACCCTCGAAAATCAGGTCGCCGAAGGTGTTCTTCGGCGTGCAGAGATCGGGAGTCGGCAGGTTGTTGCCCGCCACGAGCTGCCAGAGCGTGCCCTGGCCGGGTCCAACGCGGGCCGAGATCACCGGAGCAGCCCCTGTACCCTTGATCACGACGCCGCCGCCCGGCGGCACGGTCGTATCGGGCACGTTCACCGAGGCCTCGTCCGTATACAGGGCGCCGTTGTCGCTTACCGAAACGTTGTCCACCATCTGCCCATGACCGTTCTTCCAGCTTCCGTCCTCGGTCGAGAAGAGACAGTCGGACTTGAATACGAGGTAAAGGGCGCGATGCTGAGCCTCGATCACGTACGAGGCACCCACCACCGGCGTCTCGGGCTGATCCCCGGCGCCGGTCACCACTACGGTCCCGCCGGTCGTGTTCCCGCCGGTCGCGTTGGTGACACCCGGGCTCTCCGAGCCCGTCCACGCAATCAGGAGCTTCACATTCCCGGCCGCCCCGTCCGCGATGACGTGGTCCAGGGTCGGCCGTGCGTTCCCCACCGGATCGCGAAGCCCATCGCCGCCGCCGATCAAATACGTGAAGTCGTAGTTCTTCTCGCAGTTGATGTCGTAGGTGAGGACAACGTTGTAATTCGCGGCGTGCGTGCCGGTGTCAAAGTAGATGAACTGGAAGGTCAAGTTCGGGTAGCCGAACTTGGAGGATATATAGTTCGCGTCGAACTTCCCGCACCAGAGCATCCTGGATCCGGCGAGAGCGGCCGGGCAGTTGGTGCCGGGGGTGCAGGTCCCGTTGTCCGAGACGTGCCACAGAATCTCGCTCAGCGACTGGTCGGCGGTGCCGTAGGGCCCCGTCGTGCCTGCCACGTAGCCATTCAGCGAGTCTGCCTGCGGGGTCGTACGCGGCGACCACGTTCCCAGCGTGCCAGGAACTCCGTTCTGACGGTCCGCGCACGCGCCCGGATAAAGGAACCACGTGGTCGTTGCCTGGGACTGCTTGATCAGGGTCCCGCTCAGCGTCCCCTGATAGTTCCCGCCGAGCCGCTGCTGAAAGATCCCGGCACGATTTTCGAGCGGAATCGGTTCAGACACCTTAGGCGGATTCTTCAGCGGGTCTACTGAAACCGCGGCCAGCGCGGGCAGCGCCCACAGGCCGAGTGCCACGAGACCCAGCATGGCAAATAGGGTTTTCCGCATTTTCACATCCTCCTTAGCGTTTCCTAACTAGGAGTCCAATATCGGGAGGACAGTTGCTGGAACTTCAGAACACGGGATTCGGTACAACGAGTTGAGCTCGGAGTTGAGTACTGAGGACACCCGCTCGATGGGACAGTGCTCGAGCATTTCGGAGCGTCCTCTTACCAACATTCACCTACCTCCTTTCCTCGTGTATTTGTATTAGGTGACCTGATTTATAGCTCTTAAAGCGAGTACGCGCTGTATCCTTACGGAGCCTTCTCACCCCCTTCGTGGCGTATTCGTTTGAGCAGGGTATGCCGTCTTAATCTCTTTTCAGACACAAACAAAGCTGGCCGCCCCCGTCAGGCAATCGATGAGGCGCATTCGATGTGGTTTCAGGTGCTTCAGACGGTAGCGGCCGTGTGAGAGCAAGTTATTTTGCTCCCGAGTACCCGCCTAGTATACCAAAAAACCCGCTAATGTCAAACGGATTTTTGACCTGGAGCGCTTGGAAGGGCCGAGAATTCGGCTATTCTGATGAAGGTCTGGCGCACGCCCTCTAGGATCCCGAGCCGCCGTTTCCGTGTCACGGGGTCCTCGGCCATGACCATCACGGCCTCGAAGAACCTGTCGATCGCTGGCCTTAGGCCGAGCAGGTGCCGGAGCACCGCGGGGTAGTCCGGCTCCGGGCCTTGCAGGTAGGTTTCCACGGCCTGACGTGCCATTTTGGTCTCTAGGTGTAGGTCTGCCTCTGCCTTATCGCTGAAGGCCTCCGCCCGCTCGGCGAGGGGTTGCCCGGAAACGGCGATTTCCTCCGGCGGGGCTGTGCGGAGGATGTTGGCCGCACGCCGGTATCCAATCATCAGTCCCTCGAAATCGTCCGTTTCCCGGATGGCCTCGATCGCCCTCGCGCGTTCCCAGACATCGAGCGCGTCTCCCGGCCGCACCGCGAGCACCGCGGCGGCCGTGTCGTGCGGGATTCCCCGCTCCTCGAGGGCGCTCGCGACCCGCTGGACCCAGAACTCGCTGAAATCCGCCTGGCCGGGCGGAATCCCGGCCCTGTCGTATACCCTGCCGAGCCACGCGGCCAGGGCGGCAACATCGAGCCTGATTCGCTTTTCGAAGAGGATTCGTACGATCCCGTTCCCGGCGCGACGGAGCCCGTAGGGATCCTGCGACCCGGAGACCAGGAGCCCGGCCCGAAAACCCCCGACGATCACGTCGAGACGGTCGGCGATCGCGACAATCGTGCCTTCGCTCGAGGAGGGGAGAGGGTCCGTGGGCCCCCGAGGCAGGATGTGCTCCCGGATGGCCCGGACAACCTCGGCGGGCTCCCCCTGGGCGGCCGCATACTCGGCTCCGACGATTCCCTCCAGGGTCGCAAACTCCTTCCCCGAGCGAATCATGTCGCTGGCGAGGTCCGCCTTGCAGAGGTAGGCGGCCCGGCCCACGGCCCCCCTGGCTTCCGGGGCGAGCTGACGGGCCAGCTCCTCCGCGAGCTGGACCAAGCGCTGGGCCCGGTCGAAGACCGAGCCGAGCTTCTCGTGCCACACGATCTGCTTCAGCTCTTGAACCTTGGCCTCGAGCCCGGCCTTACGGTCCTTCTGCCAGTAGAACCGCGCGTCCTCGAGGCGCGCCCTGAGAACGGTTTCGTTGCCGCGCCGGATCGATTCGGCTCCCTCGCCCCGGCCGTTCCGGATCGCGACAAAATGGGGGAGGAGCTTCCCGGATTCTCCCTCGACCGGGAAGTACCTCTGATGGGCCCGCATCGACGCGACGACGACCGGGGAGGGAAGCTCGAGGTAGCTCTCGTCGAAATGACCCAGGACCGCGTCCGGCCACTCGATCAGGTTCGTCACCTCCTCGATCAGCTCGGGATCGGTCATCGCTTTTCCTTGCTTCGCCGCGCTCGCCTTCGAGACGAGCGCTTCGACCTGCTCCCGACGCTCGCGGGGGTCCGCGATCACGCCGCGATCCCGGAGCGTTGCCAGGAAGCGATCCGCGCTCTTGATCTCGAACCAATCGGGAGCGAGGGTGCGGTGGCCCCGCGATCGGCGACCCGATTCGACCCCGAAGCATTGAAACGGGACGACCTCTCCGTCCCACAACGAAACGATCCAGCGAACCGGCCTCGCGAAGCGGCCGCTGCCGTTCCACTGCATGGTCCTTGGAAAGGTGAGACCGGAGATCCAGGCCTTGAGGAGCTCGGGCAGGACCTCGCGCGCCGACCTTCCGGCATCGTGCACCCGGGCGAGCAGGTACTCACCCTTCGCCGTCGACACCCGCTCGAGCGCTTCCACCGGGATGCCGGCGCTCTTCGCGAAGCCGCGCGCCGCGTTCGTGGGGTGCCCCGCGGCGTCGAAGGCGACGCGGACGGCGGGCCCGGTCAGCTCGCGGGTCTCCGCCTCCTGCCGCTCGCCGACCCCCTCGGCCAGGAGGGCGAGCCGGCGGGGCGTGCCGACCGCCTTCACGGACGCGAATCCGATCCTCGCCCCCTTGAGCCCATCGCGCGCGAGCGACTCGAGCTGCCGGAGCGCCGGCGTAATGAACCCGGCCGGAAGCTCCTCGCAGCCGATCTCGAGCAAGAGGGTCTTAGCCACGCGCCGCACCCGCGAGCTCGGCCGGCGCCGGCCGGTCGCGCAGGAGCGGATACCCCATTTCCTCCCGCTGTTTCAGAAATGCTCCCGCCGCGCGCCGCGCGAGCTTTCGGACCCGGGCGATCGTGCCCACCCGCTCGGTGACGGAGATGGCGCCCCGCGCCTCGAGGAGATTGAAAAGATGGGAGCATTTGATGACGTAGTCGTAGCCGGGGAGGACGAGCCCGGCCTCGAGGAGCCGCTCCGCCTCCCGTTCCATCTTCTCGAACTGCTCGAAAAGGAGCTCCGGGTTCGACTGCTCAAAGTTGAAGGTGGACCACTCCACCTCCCCTCTCAAGAAAAGCTCATCCCAACGGATATCCCTCGACCAGCGAAGGTCCATGATCCGGTCCACGCCCTGGAGGTAGCAGGCGATACGCTCGATGCCGTAGGTGATTTCCGCGGAGATCGGATCCAGGTCGTATCCTCCCGACTGCTGAAAGTAGGTGAACTGCGTTATCTCCTGGCCGTCGAGCCAGACCTCCCACCCTAACCCCCACGCGCCGAGCGTCGGCGACTCCCAGTCGTCTTCCACCAACCGGACATCGTGCCGCTCGAGGTCGATCCCGATATGGCGCAGGCTCTCGAGGTAGACGTCGAGCACGTCCGGCGGCGAAGGCTTCAGCACGACCTGGTACTGGTAAAACATCTGGAGCCGGTTGGGATTTTGGCCGTAGCGGCCGTCCTTGGGGCGCCGCGAGGGCTCGACGTAGGCCGCTTTCCAGGGCTCGGGGCCCAGCACACGGAAGAATGTCGCCGGGTTGAACGTGCCCGCGCCCACCTCGCTGCTGTAGGGCTGGACCAGCGCGCAGCCGTAGCCCGACCAGAATTGCTCGAGCCGGAGGAGCATTTCCTGAAACGAGGCGGGGGGTTCGATCTTTTGCTTTGGATTCATCACCGTATCGCGACCATGGCGCTCAGCCCCTGTATTGCCCGAGCGATTCCGCGACCCGGCTGGCGCGCAACCCGTCGAAGCGCTCGAGATGAGCCGAGAGGAACCGCTCCACGGCCTTCGCCACCTCGATCCCGGGGTAGCGTTCGGCGGCCCACCCCGCGAGGGCCGCGATCGGCTGCGCGCTGAGGCCGACCATCACCCGCCGCGCCCGTTCGGAGAGGCGGAAGCTGCCCTCGCCCCCCCCGCACGCGCCGCAGAGGAGCCCTCCGCGAATCGGGTGGAAGAGGCCCCCCTCCTCGAGGGGACGCCGGCACTCGAGGCATGCCGCAAGCTCGGGAGCGTACCCCAAGCGCTCGCAGGCCTGAATCTCAAACCCGCGCACGATCAGCTCGAGGCAGGCGGTCGGGGCCCAGCTCATGGTCCGCAGCGTCTCGCAGGCCAGGTCGAGAAGCTCCGGGTCCCCCGATTCGCCGTAGGCCGCGCGCTCCAGGAACTCGAGCACCTGAGTCGCGGCGGCGAAACGGTCCGGATCCTCCCAGAGCGCGGGGAGCACCTCGACGATGTCGGTCTTCGAGAGAAGCTGGAGATCGCGGGAGAGCTTCCGGTAGAGGACCGCGTTCACCCGCACGCCGGGCTCGAGCGAGGCGCCGAAGCGACTCCTCGACCCGCGCGCCCCCTTCGCCACGCACCGGAGGAGGCCGAACTCGCGCGTGAAGAGGGAGACGATGAGGCTCGTCTCCCCGAGCCGGAAGGAGCGCAGCACGAGCGCTTCCGATTGGACGATCGCCATGGCTAGTCCGCCGCCGGGCTCACGACGCCCCCGGAGACCACCATCTTGAGAGCCTGCTCCACCTTGAGCGTCGTCGGGATCAAGCTCTCTTGAGGATAGAAGAGAAGGAATCCCGACGTCGGATTGGGCGCGTGGGGCAGA from Candidatus Eisenbacteria bacterium harbors:
- a CDS encoding glycine--tRNA ligase subunit alpha, coding for MNPKQKIEPPASFQEMLLRLEQFWSGYGCALVQPYSSEVGAGTFNPATFFRVLGPEPWKAAYVEPSRRPKDGRYGQNPNRLQMFYQYQVVLKPSPPDVLDVYLESLRHIGIDLERHDVRLVEDDWESPTLGAWGLGWEVWLDGQEITQFTYFQQSGGYDLDPISAEITYGIERIACYLQGVDRIMDLRWSRDIRWDELFLRGEVEWSTFNFEQSNPELLFEQFEKMEREAERLLEAGLVLPGYDYVIKCSHLFNLLEARGAISVTERVGTIARVRKLARRAAGAFLKQREEMGYPLLRDRPAPAELAGAARG
- a CDS encoding glycine--tRNA ligase subunit beta, encoding MRSCATGRRRPSSRVRRVAKTLLLEIGCEELPAGFITPALRQLESLARDGLKGARIGFASVKAVGTPRRLALLAEGVGERQEAETRELTGPAVRVAFDAAGHPTNAARGFAKSAGIPVEALERVSTAKGEYLLARVHDAGRSAREVLPELLKAWISGLTFPRTMQWNGSGRFARPVRWIVSLWDGEVVPFQCFGVESGRRSRGHRTLAPDWFEIKSADRFLATLRDRGVIADPRERREQVEALVSKASAAKQGKAMTDPELIEEVTNLIEWPDAVLGHFDESYLELPSPVVVASMRAHQRYFPVEGESGKLLPHFVAIRNGRGEGAESIRRGNETVLRARLEDARFYWQKDRKAGLEAKVQELKQIVWHEKLGSVFDRAQRLVQLAEELARQLAPEARGAVGRAAYLCKADLASDMIRSGKEFATLEGIVGAEYAAAQGEPAEVVRAIREHILPRGPTDPLPSSSEGTIVAIADRLDVIVGGFRAGLLVSGSQDPYGLRRAGNGIVRILFEKRIRLDVAALAAWLGRVYDRAGIPPGQADFSEFWVQRVASALEERGIPHDTAAAVLAVRPGDALDVWERARAIEAIRETDDFEGLMIGYRRAANILRTAPPEEIAVSGQPLAERAEAFSDKAEADLHLETKMARQAVETYLQGPEPDYPAVLRHLLGLRPAIDRFFEAVMVMAEDPVTRKRRLGILEGVRQTFIRIAEFSALPSAPGQKSV
- the recO gene encoding DNA repair protein RecO, with amino-acid sequence MAIVQSEALVLRSFRLGETSLIVSLFTREFGLLRCVAKGARGSRSRFGASLEPGVRVNAVLYRKLSRDLQLLSKTDIVEVLPALWEDPDRFAAATQVLEFLERAAYGESGDPELLDLACETLRTMSWAPTACLELIVRGFEIQACERLGYAPELAACLECRRPLEEGGLFHPIRGGLLCGACGGGEGSFRLSERARRVMVGLSAQPIAALAGWAAERYPGIEVAKAVERFLSAHLERFDGLRASRVAESLGQYRG